In Primulina huaijiensis isolate GDHJ02 chromosome 4, ASM1229523v2, whole genome shotgun sequence, the DNA window cgagtcggcgtataaaatcaccacAAAAAACCTTATtctcaaaaatatcatatagcataaaccttattttaaataattaaaaacaattatttaataaaaatattttctctttttcagccattggtctccgttcctcgattgtatctcgaataacctttaaaatacGATTTTATGCATTCAAGTAGAAAAATACATCTTAACCATATAAGCATatctaacataattaattcacgctattaaaataatttaattagtcattttttattttttttaaatttccatgtagttggattacgtcatcttATTTTTAGACCTTACAGATATAGACAAGAGGAAGTCAATAAATTATGACCAGACCAATGTTCCAGTTGCTAGATTGGATGCAATCAGAATATTATTAGCCTATGCATCCTACAAAAACTTTAAAGTGtaccagatggatgtcaaaAGTGCATTTCTGAACGGTTACTTGCAAGAAGAGATGTATGTAGAACAACCTCTAGGTTTTGTTAACCACTTACTTCCTAATCATGTTTATCATCTTAATAAGGCCTTATATGGTCTAAAACAAGCTCCTCGAGCTTGGTATGAGACCCTATCAAAATTCTTGACTCATCATGATTTTACAGTGGGAACAGTTGATAAAACACTGTTCAAATTTACCAAGAAAGATCATTcattaattgttcaaatttatgttgatgatatcatatttgggtcaattAACCTCAAATTATGTGATAAGTTTGCTAAGATGATGCAGGAGAAATtcgagatgagcatgatgggtgaaatGCCATTATTCTTAGGCTTGGAAGTGAAGCAACTATagactggtatttttatcagtcaaacAAAGTATATGAAGGAATTACTGaaaaaatttggcatggaaataTGTTCAGCTGCAtccactcccatgagctcatcagttaaaCTATACAAAGATGAAGGGGGGATATCAGTTGAGATGTCACTATGCAGAGGTTTATAGATTTTTCATTATACCTAACCGCTAGCCGTATATTTGATGTTTGTttatgtgctagatttcaggctAATCCCAAGCAATCACATTTCCTAGCTGCCAAAAgtatattgaaatatttaaaaagcacacaaaatgtgggcttatggttTTCTAATGACTCATCTTTTAATTTAGTTGGTTATTCAGATGCAAACTATGCAgaatgtaagcttgatcgcaaaagcACTAGTatatcatgtcagtttctagaagacagactgatctcatggttcagccAAAAACAAACATCCATCgccacttccacaactgaagttGAATACTTAACTGCTGGAAGTTGTTGTGCTCAACTGCTTTGTATTcaacaacaactgaaagattatggagtagtTGCTGAAGAGTCACCGACCTTCTGTGACAACACTAGCTCCATTGAGATTACatacaatccagttcttcattCCATAACCAAGCAtattgatgtcagacatcatTTCATCAGAGACCATGCTCTCAAGAAAGACATTAGACTAGAGTATATCTCAACTGAAGAACAAGCATCAGATATCTTCACCAAGCCTCAACCAGAcgctaagttttcttattttcgaaatattcttGGATTAATTGATCTATCCTGATTCCTTTTGCGTATTAGTATGTTGATTATTTCCAGAATTAAGTGTTggataaaataacaaaaaacttaaacatgaaacaagtaataaacaaaataaacttttactCATTAAATCATGCCTCTGCGAGTAGTTCATTTGATGAGAATTAACTCTAATGTTCTATATTACAGTAGAAAACAAACTACTAGAATGCTTCTTAATCTGCTTGAAAAATCTCTTTGCACCATCGTGGCTGGTGAAAGGGATGATTCCGCAACTTAGCCCTAATAAGAACGAACAATATAAGTTTATTCATTAAATCGAGCttttacattatttattttcctATATACAGCTACCTTCCAGACAGCCATCCAGGTGCCCATTCCACCTGTGCAGGTCCTCTCAAAGTCATATGAGAAGGCAATCCTTCTCAGGACCTTCTGCTCTTTGTAGAGCATTAGAAGGTAGACACCTTCACTCCTGAAGATGTCTGTATCTTGGGGGATGTCGAGACGCCGTTGGTATTTTCTCTCCCGTTCCACCAGTTTTCTTGTGGCAACAGGTCCTCTACAAGGGAGACCTATCTCCCTGTAGAACTGGAGATCCTAGAGCTTGGACCAGGTTGATAGTGTCATCTCCAAAACGCTATCTTCATATTTCTTCTTGTAGTTGGACTCAATGGACCTCTGGAACTCTTCGGCAAGATCTGGCTATGAAGAACTGCTAGCTTTATACATTTCTTATTTTGCTCTAATTTTATTCGTCTCTGAAAAGCTTTAAGTGATTTCATCTTTAACTTACTTGCTTTCTTTTATAGACTCAGACCATATGAAAGGTTGCAATCATTATGGTGCCTATTGGATTGACAGGAGAACGCGAAGAGACCTCCCCCTCCCCCTCCCCCCAACTAATCATTATCCAAGGCTAAGTTCATTTAACTTTGCAATATGCTTAATTTAGGGAGAATAATTAACTTCAGTAGGTCAACTGATAAGACAACAGTCAGTTGTTCATAAACTGAACTACATCAGTtttgaactgatcagttggtatCTAAATAAACTGATCTTATCCCATACGTTGACAAACTTTAATTCGCTTTAAGTTCCTTAATTAAATATGTGACCAAGTACAAGTAacctatttaaaatttgaattcaaaacaTCTTTCCATTTTTATCTAACTGCTTATACCAGCTActaaatttaaatgtcaaatGGATTGAAAATCTTACTTATTTGATCAAAACCTCTCACGGACTGCCAGGTGTCCAGAATTTGAACGGTCACGGATACAAATAGAAACCGCCTCTCAGAAAATGTCTCACCATTTCCAAAGCTTCAACTCTCGTATTTTCAGAGCAAATCACTTGTGTTCTTATCGCTTTTCAGCAAAAATCAATCAAATGGCATCTCAGACACCTTCTTATCTCTCCAACGCTGTTGCAATCGATTTTGAATCGATCTTTGCACATTTTGAAGAATCAGTTCGAAGCATGTTTGAGAAAATCGAAGCATCCGGGCTTCATACCTTTCTAGGGTTGGCAACCTAGGAAatttactctgctgaaatcatcTCCATCTATGAATCGAGCTCATTTACTGATGATGGGAAGATATATATGACATTGAATAACCACGTTCTGATCGTAGACGAAGAATTATTTAGGAGCTTGCTTCAGCTCCCAACTGAAGGCTTCTCAAGCTTCTTGGAAGTCTCTGCTGCTGCAATTGAGAAGATGCAGACCACTCTGCCTGCAACCGGGGAAAAGATCAAAGTGTCTGACACACAAGAACTGAAGACAGAATAACAACAATTGGTTGACATCGTTGCCAAGGGTCTTCTAGCAAAGACAATATCCTTTGCTGCCCTCACACTCGATAAATTTCAAGTTATGACTACTATTGTCAAGGGGATAAGGATGAACTGGTCATCAATCATCTTCTCAATCTTGAAGAACATTGTGCAGACTTCGAAGCAGTCCAAAGGCTTCGCACTTCAGCTGAGTAGTCTCGTTGAGGACTCATGGATACTTCTAGTACCCTCCTCCTTACTTATCAAATTCAAGATCTTCACAGCATCCAAAGTGCAGTTGAAGAAGATAGGGGCTGACAAATCAGCAGCAAAGGTTACAAAAACAGAGAAAATGAAACCATCTGTTGCCCCCAAGTCAAAGAGAAAACCGGTCCTTTCTACCAGTGATTCGGAGAAGACCCTTCTCCTATTCTATTAAAGAAACCAAGGTCGCAGAAGACCAAGCCAATCGCTACTCCTGGATCTCTTCCTGAGCTCAAATTGTTGTCTTCAGGTTCTCAACAATCTCTCCTAGTTGTTCCTATTCAGTTGGTTCAGCCAGCTGCCCCATCAAAACAGAAGACTGCAACTAACCATCCCTCAACTATCATAACTGATTTTGGAGAAAAGCTGAAACTAAAATAGGTCCCAGCTCCTTTTACAACAGTTGTTCGTCCCACAAATTCTACCTCAAGCATGCTCAAAAGGCGTAATTATCAGAGAAGCTGTGTACACAACTGGTTCTACACTAGACTTGCCTCATGCTCTAACTGATCCGAAGGACAAGGAAAAAATGATTGAGGAACCAAGAACCAACAATACCATTCAGACGCAAATTGATCTTATTATGCAGTATATCAATGAGCATGCTGAATTGAAGCTGGAATGCTACAATGAATGGGTGAATTTCCGAACAGTCACCCTTGCCAAGAAGTTCAGGAAGAAGAAGGTTTTGAAGAAGTTCATTTCCTTGAAATCAGCTGTCATGAAGGATGTTAAAGCCACTACAGTCGCCCAAGCCATGGATAGAAGATCATACCTCTTCGATCTAATGAGAAAGTTGGTTGTGGTGGCAACTTAACTGAAATCCAACTATGATCCAGCTGGTCCTACCGCTTATGAAGACATAACAGTTTTTCAACAACTGGACTCTAATATCATCTTCTTTCAGATGAGAGTGAAGAATTGGGAGATGAACATCAATTGCATGTTCCAATAAAGGCCAGTGGTTCACAATCATATTTGGAGGACTCTCCAACTGAACCAGCATAGAAGCAGGTGATGGCTCCAACTGAAAAAGAGTCGGTCGTGGTTCAACTAGTTGAACCAATTTGAGAAGTCTCTCCTCCACTCTGCACCGATGAACTACCTTTCTCATCTACGGCATTGATTATCCTACCGATCTCAGGACCAGCAGTGCAACCATCTACATTTTCTGAAGAAGTTCTGACACTGGAAAATGTAGAAGATCTGTTACAATCAGTTGCAAAGGATATTCAAATGGAGTTCAAAGATGACTCCGGTGCTGTTGACGTTGTTTAACCTATTGAACATCAAATTATGATTTCAACAACAGAGGCAGATGTACAAACTGAAgctgttcagttaccaactgaaaaaataattaatcctTCAGTCCAGGAACGAAGATCTGCAACTACTTTGCCATCAATCGATCAGTTGCTTCCTGAGAATTTCTTTATGACAGATGCCACTTTTCAGTTATTTGCTGCTCAGAAGATTTTCAAGGCATCCAGCTCCTCACTGATCATCAGGATCAGCCTTGGAGTGAGTCAGTTCAACAAGCGACATTAGAAGCATTTGCAACTGATATTGATCAAGATGTTGCCCCAGGTCAGCTTGCTATGGTGGAATTCTCTCAGAAGgcaaaaaggaaagaaaaagttCCTACCAAAGCACTATACCCTGAATTGCCACTAGAAGCTGATATAATGCTGGAAACCATTCTTTCAGAACTGGACAACCTTGATTCAAAAATTACCATGAAAGACTTAAAGAAACTGACCAAGGATGGAATTGCTCTTTTTGACTCATttgaaaagattaaaaaagaatCAGTTACAATTCCTATTCTGATCTCCTCACAAGATCAACTCAGAAATCGGAATGATTTTTTTCATGCAAGTTTGTCCAAAAAGATTGATATAATGCAGAATCAACTGGTTGAGGTATATGCTCAACTTAGTTTAGCATTCCTCCTCTTCACAAGAGTGACGAACATTGACAAAAAGGGGaaagaacagaaatcagaaacAGCAGGAGCAGGAGCTAGCACAGTAGGAGCAAGAAAGAAGAGAACTGAACAAGACAAGCCAACTGATAAAGGAACATCTGAGAAGAATTCGAAGAAATAATTTCTAAGTGTCCTAAATCAGTTGATTAGTCTataagtttaatttttatttgaaatgtttGTTCGAATCTGTacttatatatttcaaatcaattaaaaaattgttattgttgaatatgtatgaatctgtacattattttatctacaatcagTTTTATTCTCTATCATCAGTTCAAGaaatctaagttttgtcaaacaccaaaaaaaagagaaattgttggaatattATAGATTTCAGAGCTTGacaaattaatctttaaaggaACTGAAGAATCTAACTGATCGAACAAACGGAACTGAAGACTTCGTTTTGAGCTGAACTGAAAAATCTTATCAACTGAAGTTTTCATAAATGATAGGACATCAGTTACAACTGATAATGCCCACCTGAACTGATCGGTTGATCAGTTGAATTCCAATTAGTTGGCCTCGTCATCAATTAAAAGAACATCAGACAGTCTGACAGGTCGTACCAAAGCAGAACAGTTGTATCAGAACAGAGCAGTCTGAATACCTCGTATGACTGTCAGATAAAGCTACTACACGACAATTTAACGGATATTTGACATTAAATGatcattaaatgcattcaatatgACCGTTTAGATCGAAGAAAATATATAGTTGATCGAATCAGTTGAAGAAGTTTGGTGACTAAGAACAAGCGAACACACGAAGCAGTCAAACCAATCAATTACGATACACTCCACGAGCATATTCTCAAGTTTAGAGATCGCATTTTTAAGCTCTACAATCATTATATTTTTCAGTAGCATTTAGGCTACAAATTAGAGCATCTTTCAGTTTTATAACTGTTTAAGAATTGTTAGACTAATAGTTTCAGTTTGATAGTGTGTAAGACCAACTGAAGTGGATTATTACAATCTGTTGTAatatatcaaagtcttttagtgaaatcatATTCTCATGATAGAAGGAGTGACTTAGGGgcatttgaagtctccaaacatGCATAAAAGTTTCCTTGTTCATTTCAGTTTATTTTAAGTATTTAATCTATATGTCAGCCTTATTCCGCActtattttagttgattgatATTGAAGGATCGTGTGCAAGGCATCGAAGGTGCTTcgaacacaatattctccaatgagctacaatagctcgtgttctaagaatgttaacaacgatgaattaaatcgagtttggtttaaaaccaagcggaagaaactcgaagtaatcattcgtgAAAAAAACTgtttaaattagaaaatattttaatttatgtaaattgAATAACTAAAAAACAAGTGATCAGTtgtcgcatatatcagttcagttatagtaagaactgaactgaaggatgctctaactgatcaagtcaGTTTGAAAGcaacagttaatcagttaaatacacaagatatgtttatggatgttcggagacttcaactgctcctacgtcacccattattctccttgggaaggattcactagaaaactttgatttatacaattctttgtacaaacccactcagcttagaaCTTACATTactacctaactgaactcctagtctagactgaaggcagcaccttccagctaacatttctttaacgtctatgagtcaaagactacatacaaaaGTTTAAaagtctttgtgcaagactgtatttgactGGTGGTGTGTgttcgtgtgtgagaactgaacaatgaatacaccaaaAGGTGTTCTCACATACTGAGAGAAgtgagcttctaaactaagctgataatacAATGAAGTATCCCTCTAGGCTGAATGTTTCTGAAAGCTGATAGGCAAATAAGCGCGTCCTTTTCTTTTTACCACACTCTCTCTGGTTCTATATTTTCGTctccactgatcttctctttatataggcgaaaaactgatcgtacagtgatactcaattattgtatttgttgcatcttgaatttgttccttggactttgtgtctcgaattttcgactgtccttctggaacgtttgtctttaatgatctgatgcaacgttcattattgtcctttgactggacaatttcTTTGTACCATTGtgcatagctggaatccacttgaaTGACTCTTGTTTTCAACTAAAAGATTCTAACTGATGCTccgaactagtcagctgaactgatcttcagttggactggcgaaatcagttgactcgtcagtggAACTGATTTCGCTCTTGTTCggttgaactgatcagttgggctcttcatcagttgaacactccttcggctggccaaGTTTATGAGTTTCTCCTGCTAGACAATCAGCTAAACTGCTCATTTGACATATCAGTTTGTCTGATTTAttttgtgcgatcagttgggTTTTCAGTTTGCGATTTAGACAACTCGTAACTGATCATaacttctgcacactaaggtaaatCATCAGTaacaaataacaagttttgttaacatcaaaatcaagattgcgaaattgttgaaaatttcTAACAGATATATATCGACATACAAGATTATAGGATCAGTTATCAAAGAACTGATTCACATTTCAGAAAAGAATTCAAAAAGCCTAATTGTTTATTCAACGTCCCTTCTAAACACCTTAGCCATCCTAACCGATCATGTCTTTTAATggttattttttatactaaaaaatttaaatatttatgtgctttttgatataataattgacatgatataattaaaattataataaactaaaaaagttttcaaatttactttatactaaattcatttaagtttataaaacttgaAACATGACCTCGCCACTTTCTTGTTAAATGGTGATCGATAAGAACTAAGGTTTTTGTTTGCTCTTATAAACTGAATAAACTTAACTTGTAAAATGGCCCAAATTCTATTATGAAATTATGAGTAATGTTCAATTTTCGAGATATTTTAAttctatataaatatacaaatttcaaatcattaataatatgtttttatacaCATATATCTAACATATCTTtgtatttgaataaaaaaatttattgttaacaattttaaaaatatattttttaaatttattttttctgaagaaattgtaattatttgtttttatattgAAGTTGTAGAAAAAAATGGAAGTTTTATTGTTAGATTTAATATGAGTGTCAAAATCAGATTCGATCCACCAATCCGATACGGTCCAactcgaaaaaaatcaggtttgggtttgaggttttcgggttcggatcAAATCGGGTTGGACACAATAGCTGATCTGAAAAAAAATGAATGGATTGGATCAGATTCGGGTTgatccgaaaattttaatttttttaaaatataattaataaatattgtctacatttttatatattatatttttgaaaaaatatttattgtctatttatattataaattttcataatttaatatttattttatatattttttattttttaaacaattatttatttaatttagtaaatatactttatttttctaccattatacttttaaatttaaataatatatataagagagattttgttattttgtatttaaattaaaatattattactatttttttgaattttatttgattttttaaaattttttaaaaaaatcggatTAGTCGAATTGATCGGATTAATAGACTTCTGATTTCAAGTTAAGAGTTTTTGGGTTAGATTGAATTCAGATTAagcaatttttaaataataaaatacacGACCGACACGATCCCATCCAATTGACACCTCAAAGATTTAACCATAGTCGAGACACCTGACCACGCTAGTCAGGCAGTCGCTATTGTGTCTCCTCTGAGTCTGAAATCCTTCACCGGAGATCTCTTTCCTAGGTGTCATCAGAATTGCGATGCAGCGGTTGAACTCTTTCATCACCATTCTACCCTTGGCGGCGTTGCTGCTGCTCCGTATCCCGCGCATTGAAGCGTCGGTGCATGGGTACGCCGGGGAGATATTCGTCGCCAAAGGCAATACGTTCGTTGTTCACGGTGGGAGTGAGGGGATTTACTCTTCTGCTCCTGAATTTAATGAATCCTCACCCGGCGTCTCTTTCATTCGGTGAGTATTGCTTCAGATTGACTtgaactctttttttttcctcttttgcaaaaaataaaaataaaaaaatcttgctGAATTTGCTTATTTCCTTTTATTGTTGCGGTGCATCGAGGAGTCAATCGTAAGGGTGTCTGGCATTTGATCTTGTGGTTGGGTAATCAGTGTTGTTATTCTTAGATCTTTGTAGAAACTTGACTTTGAAATAACCAAACTCCTGGTTATTTGAATATATGATGAGATCGAGCGAGTAGGATCATTATATTCTTCAGAATGGACGCTTTAGTTAGTTTACGTttttgttccatgactttaaaAATGTTTAATCAGTTTTAGTTAGTCTGAGTTGTAATTGACCCTCAGTTGTCGATAATGGTATTAATCTCTTCAGAGAGAGATTATTTGCAAGTCTACTTAATTGAAAAtggtaaaattataattttatttacagCAGCGACTATTATTATAGGAACAATCTTAAAAAGTTAAAAGCGGGAGAAATTTTACCAAATAAACTCTGTTGAAGTGATCGATTGATTTTATGTCACATTGATTAACTTACCGCCAACTTGGAACTTAGCTTGTTCTGGATCTACTGCTTTTTAACTTGCTGCAATGGAAGCCATTGGTGTTGCGACCAATGTTGTGAAATAGCATTATTATTACTTGGAGTTATTTACTTTCTCCAAAATCCATTTTCCCCTATAGATTCTTGTCATTTTTCTCTCAGTCAATATCTGATCACATCAATTTTATTCTGAATCAGCTTTGAAAACATCGTATTCCGGAGGCCTTTGGAGCTTTCTAATTTCAGTTCAGGATTAGTCCATACAATTGTATTTGAGGTGGATGATAGGGAAACCATAGGGGGTTCTGCCTATGGAGGTCAAAGAGCTGTGTGCTGCACAGCAGATCTTGCAAAACTTGGAGTCTGTACAGAAGGCCAAATCATTAACCGGCCATCGACAAATAATCCAGGTTGGCCTCAGGTGTTTGGTGCATCATTTGATGTCGATAAGACAGAGACTACTCTGCATCCAAGATCCATTCAGATTACAAAAACTGGAATGTATAACCTGTACTTTATTCATTGTGATCCAAGACTTAAAGAGGTGGTTGTCGATGGGAAAACTGTCTGGAAAAATCCTACTGGTTACCTACCTGGTAGAATGGCTCCTCTTATGGATTTCTATGGGTTCATGTCTCTTGCTTTTGTGGTGCTTGGCATCTTTTGGTTTTTACAGTATGCCAGATTCTGGAGAGAAGTTCTTCCATTGCAAAACTGTATCACACTTGTGATTACATTGGGAATGTTTGAGATGGCCTTCTGGTATTTTGATTATATTGAGTTCAATGAAACTGGAGTCAGGCCTACTGGGATAACCGTCTGGGCAGTGACCTTTGGAACTGTGAAGCGTACCATATCACGATTGATCATCCTCATTGTTTCTATGGGTTATGGTGTTGTCAGACCAACCTTAGGTGGTTTGACTTCAAAAGTTCTTTTGCTCGGAGGAACTTTCTTCGTGGCATCGGAAGTTCTCGAATTGATTGAAAACGTTGGAGCTGTGAGTGATCATTCAGGAAAGGCTATCCTGTTTTTTATCCTTCCCGTGGCAATTTTGGATGCTTTTTTCATTCTTTGGGTATTTACCTCTCTCTCGTCAACTCTGAATAAGCTTCAGGTACTGGGATGTAGGTGgcttttatatattgtatactGCCTTGCATAAATGACACATCTTATTGTCTGGCCCTTCCTTACTCTTTAGCTTTATTGGTAGTTCATCTTTCTACATTCcaatgttcaaatttttttagctCTATCCTCATCCCATCTCCTCCTTTCCTGTATTAAATTCAATGTTTAGAGAATAATTTTTCGACAGAGCTGGATTGCATATTAGTATTGACTTTGTCGTTCTGTTTGTTGCTTAATGTTACAGGCTAGGAGGATGAATGCCAAATTAGATATTTACAGAAAGTTTACAAATGCGTTAGCAGTTGCGGTTATTGT includes these proteins:
- the LOC140975833 gene encoding uncharacterized protein, translated to MQRLNSFITILPLAALLLLRIPRIEASVHGYAGEIFVAKGNTFVVHGGSEGIYSSAPEFNESSPGVSFIRFENIVFRRPLELSNFSSGLVHTIVFEVDDRETIGGSAYGGQRAVCCTADLAKLGVCTEGQIINRPSTNNPGWPQVFGASFDVDKTETTLHPRSIQITKTGMYNLYFIHCDPRLKEVVVDGKTVWKNPTGYLPGRMAPLMDFYGFMSLAFVVLGIFWFLQYARFWREVLPLQNCITLVITLGMFEMAFWYFDYIEFNETGVRPTGITVWAVTFGTVKRTISRLIILIVSMGYGVVRPTLGGLTSKVLLLGGTFFVASEVLELIENVGAVSDHSGKAILFFILPVAILDAFFILWVFTSLSSTLNKLQARRMNAKLDIYRKFTNALAVAVIVSVGWICYELYFKSNDIYNERWQNAWIIPAFWQVLSFSLLCVICALWAPSQTSMRYAYSSEDADEEFDEENILMLIKPSSLISKDVRSPEPKSIETGNGLSDGDLEEKTE